AGTTTCCTTTTGCTTGGCTAGTCAATTAGTGATCCCCAAGTAAATTAATAATGTCAAAACGGCATGATTAAAACCTAATTATTTTGCAGAGGAGAATCTGGACAGTCAGAGGAGTTCAATAACTTCTAtgaggtcacacaggcagtaaatagTGGAGCTGGGATACAAACCCAGGTCCTTGGACTCCAAACCCTTATCCCCACCTCCATTCTGCCTGGGACAAGGGTCTAGCCAGAGGACTGAAGAAGTCAGTCTCTCCATGGGCCAGCAAGTGTGGCAAGGGAGTTTTCAGGCCCTCACTTTGGCTCAAGTGGAATATACACCCCTCAAACTTTCTGCCTATTAAAATCCAATCCTTTCTTCCAAGAACACCTCCTCTGGGAATCTTGCCCTAACCTGCCAACAAGAGTGAGTTCTCCTTCCTCAGAGCCATCAAAAATGCCATgtctgtggcacaatcaaatgtaatggacttctctactagcagcagtgcaatgatccaggacaactgagggacttatgagaaagaactgtgggagcggaaacagaagaaaaacaactgcttgatcacatggttcaatggggatataattggggatgtagactctaaacgatcaccccagtgcaactattaataatatggaaataggtcttcatcaatgacacatgtaaaacccagtggaactgcttgttggctatgggagaggggtgggaggaggggagggaaagaacatgaatcatggaaccatggaaaaatattctaaaataattaattaaatgaactttttttttaaatgccatgtCTATACCTCTCTACTGAACTCtatcctattattattatagccGGGAGGAAGGTTTTGTAGACTTAAAGTCtatactggctttggagtcagaagcccaGAGTTCAAGTGAATTCCAGCTCTGGCTAGTTGCtacttgtgtggccttgggtaaatTGTTTCACCTTTTCCAtatttgtttcctcttctgcaaaattaGGCTAACTCCCATACTCTATACCTCAAAGGGTTTTCATAAGGATAATAACAATATCATATGGtgttttaaagttcacaaagtcaGGTGTTGAGAGTTCTTTCACTGATCACCCAGTAGGCCTACCATCTTCCCAACTACATTGTTAACGCCTCAAGGGAAGGGATTAtgtgtctttgtatccccttTTGCATCTAGTAGGGGATGGTGAGCAGGGCAGAGTCAGTAAATGTTGAATGGATagtttttccccccatttcttGTAATATGTAGCAATCCACACAAGAAAatccaagtggatgaaaaatCCCTACTCTCCAGATTATGAGACACAGTTGGATGGGCTGTCCATGAAATTAGTTCATCGGTGTATATAGCTTGGAGAAATGTGCAGGATGAATTGGAAAAGTTGGAATGAGATGAGTTAAGAATTGGATGGGGaacatctaggtggttcagtggatagcatggagatgggaagtcctgagttcaaacaccTTCCAGCTGtccaaccctgggcaagttacttagccccaggtgcctagaccttaccactcttctgccttggaaccaatacttagtattgattctaagacagagggttaggatgatgatgatgatgatgataataataataataataaatatacatttgtgtataatatataatataaacctaTATATCTCCCAAGCTGCTCCCTAAGACAATCTCACTTCTCTTAATGCCGGCATCCTTCTAGAAATGTTCTATCTACGGCCATGAATTCTAGACTACCATGATCTCAGGAGAATCAGAATTGTAGGTGGCCCCAAGAGCAACAGAGGGACACACGTGGCGCCAGCAGGTGACAAGACATCGATGACCACAACCTAGTCAACAGAAGGGACGCGAGACATCGCTGAGAATGGGGAGGACTGaaaaaaagagttggactagTCACAAAGGGTGGGCAGTTTGGCATCCAGAGTGGACCCggtgctggatctggaatcaagaagacccaagttcaaatctcacccctGACATTTATGAGCTCATTACTATGGGCCCAAGTGTCCTACTCTGCCAAATGGAAGCCAGTGGTTACACGCTACCCTGCAAGaagagcttcttgaaggcagagactaagTTTTGGCCTTTCTTAAGCCTTGGCACatagcatgatgcctggcactTAATGAAAGCTTGTTGACTGACCAGGAAAAGTGATTGGCAGACCTGAGAGGTCTAGTGAGAACCCAGAGTTGTTCTCATCCTCCCCCCAGGGCCACTCACGTGTTTCCTGGGGCCAAGAGCAACTTATTGTACTCCATCTTAAAGCCATCCTTGAATATTGCTTTCTTGTTCTTCACGTCCACTGTGACAACCTGGAATCATTAAAATAAGGAAGAATTAAGAAAGAACCAGAGTGGCAAATAACATAGCTCAGGATGTCCAGCAGGGGTGAGGGTGGGTGGTGAAACAGAGGACCCAAGGTGACACACGggataaggtgggatttgaacccaggtcctttgattctcAGGAACTGGTGTTGTTTCCACTGACTCAGCCTGCCTCAACCCATCTTAGCAAGCTCTATCACAAGGCATCGTCCCTAGGaatctcttttcttcttggcTCTGTTTCATCACCAGGAAAGTAGGGACAACAGCATTTTGTTATCCACTGCCAGGGAGGCTTGGATCTGAGAGCAAACAAAGCTGAAACTAGGACAAGGCCATCAGGGCCTCGTCTCAGGGGCTGAAATTCGGTTGGTCGTGAAATCAGCTGTACATAAACCACTGAGCTCTGCACCTGGTAACCACGGTCACATCTGGGATCAGAACTGAGAAATGCCAGCTCGGAGGTCCCTGTGTTTataaagaaatgaacaaattCGACATCCACTGCTGTttgttaagtgccttctatgtggaAGGTCCTGGGCTGGTCATAAGGAAGAAGAATCCAGAattggaaagaatctcagagaaaTTCTAGTCCAACTtgctccagaaaaaaaagaagccccataggaggaggagaaggaggaggagaaggagaaggaggaggaggaggaagaggaggaagaggaggaggaggagggggaaaatcatcatcatcatgataaCTAGCATTCTCATAgccctttaaagtttgtaaaacactttacagaggttatctcattggatcctacCTTGAAGAAGGTGAGATCATTGTGCCCATTTCTCAGATGAGATGCTAAGAGATTAAGGAATACACTAAcgcaaatatctgaggcaagatgcAAATTCAAGCCTCTCTACCTCTATAGTTCTATCCATGGTTCCAGATTTCCTTCTCAAGATCCCATACTCCAGTGACAGACTTCATGGTAGAAAACTGGGCTGGAATCTCAACCCTGCCATTTGCTAGCCGTGTAATCGTAGGCAAGTCCTTTCAGAGAAGTTTTTCTCTGACATTCAGTTCTCTCATCTCTATAATGCAGATGGTAAAAACCACCCCGATTGCCTCACAACAGTAGGATTAAGATTAGAAATACACCaaatggtctcagacatttcccatctgtgtgaccctgggcaagtcacttgacccccattgcccacccttaccactcttctgccttggaaccaatatacggtattgattttaaaatggaaggtatgggttaaaaaaaaaaaaaagaaatacaccaaatggcctcagacacttcccagctgtgtgaccctgggcaagtcacttgacccccattgcctagcccttaccactcttctgccttggaaccaatacacggtattgattttaaaatggaaggtaagggttaaaaaaaaaaagaaagaaagaaatacaccAAATGGTCAGAAGAGgaccaaaggagagaagggcTACCCATAAACTATCAAGTGTCATAGAAAGGTCCATTTGTGAAGATGACTGTTTGAGCCCAAAATGTAGAGTTTACATTTATCATGACTAATTGTCCTCTTCCTCAGTTTGGCCTATTACTCTGGCTTACCGAGAGGTCTTTGGGTCTTGATTCTGGCATCTGACACATCAGattggttttctcctctataaaatgatttctggggtccctcccagctctgtcaGCCTAGGAATCTATTATGTCCCTTGCCCTGATGCTCTAGGAATCCTCTCTGTGGGTTGGACCaggtggtctctgaggtcccttccaaccctaaGTTCTAggatgataaatattttatttcttgggCATTGAGGGCAGCCAGAGAAAGGGGAATTGTGATCCAAAGTCTGAAAGCCATACGTCTTCCCCCAACTCGCCACACATCTGTCTCCTTACCACCTACCTTCtccagaaggagaggaaggaaaacttAGCTGCTGACAAGCTCTCGCCTCACTTCTCAGAGTTATGATTCCTAGAAATTTGGCCCTCTCCTAGCATGAGTCCCAATAGCCTGCCCCTGTCCTCATCTGCGTCCCTGAGAGAACAGACCATGGTAGAGGGATCCATGTGTCCCTTGTGTCCCTAGAGGGGTGGATTTCTCTTGGGGTGGCACATGGCTGCATGTCTGTAGGTCTTGGAGAGGAAGAGGCTCTTGATGAGAACCAGCCACACTCTAGTCTGTTCCAAACTCCCACCTGAGGCAGCAGCACTAACCTCTGCCATGTTTGGCCACTAGAGGAAGGTCATCACATCATGGAAATACCAGTGTGACAGGCAGGTACTTTGTCACAGAGGGAAATGTGGGTCTCTCCGGTAGGATCTGCTCTTTGGGGTCTCCCAGGGGCATgcaaatggatttaaaaaaaataaattgctccGAGTCCTTTCTCTGTGTACAAAGTAATTGCCCTTCCTCCCCAGGGCCTCCTTGCTTGTCTCAGGCTGGCTTTTAGGAACTCTCATCCTCAGAGGCAATTCGATCACTCAGACCCAATAGCAAGCAATTCCTGGAATCCCCAAGGGTGGATTTTTGTCCAGGATATATGACTCCATGGAGATAGCCAGCCAAAGCAGCCAGCCTTTGAGAGGTCAGATTTATAGCTTGACCCCATTTCCAGACAAACGTCTGATGAACTTTTCTGGTTTCGATCCTTATTTCTGCCATTTGCAAGCTGTTTGAGCTCAGGCAGGACCCTTCTCCTCTCTAGCAAAATGAGTCTGATGGTACTTGTACTCCCCAGCAAAGAAAGTTGTTGGAAGGAAAGTCCTTTGTACACTGCGGAGATATCAGGGAAATCAAGTGGGTTGGATGAGAGGTAAGCAGGACCTCTTAAATATCTCTTACACTATGGCTTATGGTGGAACTACAATCCTGAAAAGTTATCACTCTTTCCAAAGGAGCAGGTTCGGTAAATGGAGtggtgaagggagggagaagacatACTCTTGTATGGAAAGTATCAGAAgtgaagatcaaaggaggaaACAACAGAAGGGATTCATGGTGGAAAGACATACAGACCGCCTGGCCAGGTGGAGGCCATGGAAGATAGATTCTTGAAAAATATCACAAAGCTGGGATATGTGCACCCTGCTGGGCAGAGAATGATTCTCTGGACATTTGATAGAGGAGATTCTTTGAAAAATGGAGTAGCTGAGAGACTCCTGTCTCACTGTAAGAATCTTTTTGTGCCTCAGAGAAAAGTGTGATGAAAGGAGGCACCATTTTAGACCTGTCTAACCAATGGGGAAGAACAGGCTGCAGAAGTAAGAACATCAAGAACCTTTGGACATGGGGACCGCACCATTGCTCTCTGGGAATCTCCCTACGCCACCCCGTCTTTTCTTGCCTTGATCTCGCCCCTCAAACAGCATCCAGCGCACCACCACAGAAGAGCTTCGAGGAGCCCCTTCCATGTCCTGGTGCTTCGGGCCagcccttctcccttctccactgCTGGCTCAGCTCAATCCTTGCCCACCGCCGGGGCCCCTGTCCTCACACCTGCGTGGCACACCTTCGGTGGTGAGCTAAATCTTGGGCAAATTGATTCCCTTTTCTACAAGCTGGCAGGGTCGGACAGGACAGGCACCGGCCTTCTGATTTCATCCCCAAATTCACAGGCTCACCTGGGTCTCCGTCAGGACTTCGATGTCGTAAGTCAAGAAGAACTCCTTGGGTCGCAGGGCGATCTGCTCTGGCTGGGAGTCCAGGGACTGCAAAGAGGAGAGTGTTAGGCTCCTCCCTGAGCTCTGGGGTCCAAACCCCAAAAGGCCGCCTGTGCTCTGACCACTTCCCCTTCTCTGGCCATACTCCAGCCTCAtccttgtccaggatcacaaacaCCAGCTGGACTCTCAATGCCTAAGCGGGGTCAAGAGCACCAGAGCcccagagccaggaaaacctgcCCCGAGCAACAGAATGGCTAGGCTCTGTCCAACGGGGATCTGGGGTTCTGGGGCCACCGCTGTCACCCCTGCTAGCTATcgccccttccccttccctgcccaacagataacaataataataataataacaacagggaccGTGAACAGACACACTGAAGagctttgccatttccctctccagcttgtttgacagaggaggaaactgaggccaacacagtgaagtgacttgcccagtgtcacccagctagtaagtgtctaaagccagatttgaactcaggtcttcctgactccaggcctggagctctaggcactgtgccacttggctgctctaaggcctcagtttcctcatccttaaaatggggataataataagatCGATGAGATGATGTTTCTAAAGTCCTTCTAAATGCCCGCTGTTCTTAGTGCCCTATAAGTGCTCTGCCAGTGTCAAGAGAGCAGTGGAAATGCCAGCCATTGCTGTGAGGTATGACTCGATTTCAGGCCTCCAGGGCCCTAAGGAGGCCTTCCTGGCTTCTTGGGTAGCCTCCCGGGTATTGGGATCTTCTGAAAGTGGGGACCCTTGAGGCGCTTCCTCTCCCCCCATGCTCATGCCCAGGACCccgggaggggaggggaggcgaGGCCCACCTTGCTGAGCTTGGGCCTGTCATAAGGGAGGTGTCTGTCCATCGTGCACATCACAATCCTGTCGGAGAAGCCCTCCTGCCGCAGAGTCTCTGCACACACCAAGCCGGCTGCCCCTGCCATGAGGAGACGGGCCTTGAAGGACTAAACTTCTCCTCTGGGCACCCCCAGAGGGCTCCATGGCCCGGGAAGGGAGGAGCCAGGCCCGGGAATTGCAGAGACCTATGAGGGCTGAGGGACGGGCTGGCTGAAGAGGGAAGCGCTGCTCTGGGCCCAAGCTAGGCTGGAGGCCAAAGCTGCCCCTTGCAGGGGTGCCAGGGGTTTACTTTGGGGGGCATCGTCCCTCTGGGCCAGCAGGCACCAGGCTCTGGGCAAAGAAACTCGAAGATGGGCCTGAGGTTTTCTCCCCAGCCTCCCCCAGGGCCCCGCCTGCACCCCGGAGCCCTGCAGCCGCTCACCAGCACCCACGATCAGGATGTTGGTGCTCCCCATGTGGTAATTACTGACCGAGATGCACTTGGCCATCACCTTGGTCCTCCGCTGAGTCTGCAGGGCCTGCGGGGGGAGCCAAGGGTCAAGGGGGATCCCTCGGGCCTAGCACACCCCAGAGCCGCAGGAAGGGCCCTGGGGAGCCGGCCGAGGCTCCCCACGAGCTCCCAGGGATGAGGCGACTCCATCCGGAGCTTATGAACCCCTGAGGTGCCCCCACGGAGGGAGACAGAGAGCTTCAGGCGGCGGGACGGAGGCCGAGCCCGGCTCCCTGAGGATACCCCAGACACAGCCAGAAGGAAAGATGGACAAGAGACGGCCCTCCCCTTCCCAGAAGCCCCTCCTGAAAGGGTTCCTGGGCCAGGCTCAGATCCAGTCGGGCCCTTTCATAAGGAGGCCAAGAACGGCTCTGGAGGGGCAGAGAAGGGTCCAGGGTGAGAGCCAGGAAGCAAGGGCCGCCGCCTCCCGCAGCTCGGCTCCTCCAGGCTTCCCTTCACCCTGGCGGGAGGAGATGGCACCGGGCACAGGTGGCGCTGGGCACAGGTGCCGCCCTCCGAGGCtgccttctcatttttcagaggaggaaaccgaggccccgGGGAGGGCGGGGAGCGCTCCATGGCACACAGATAGCGTTTGGGCAGCCTTTTCTCCCGAGCCCAGCCCAGGCTCCACTCTGCAGCCCTGCAGAGGGTGGGTGGCCTCGCCTGGGGGCGCCCCTGGCTCAGGGAGGCTGCTGCAGAGCCTTCTATCCTGGCCTCCTCCCAGGCAGCCTGGGGGCTCCCTCTGTGGGGGATGGGCTGGCACCCCCTTTACCCCTCCCAGGGGCCCGGCTCTAACACGCTCTCTCGTTTGGAGCTCCGAGGATGCAGTAAAGACACCCAAATGGACTTGCCCCTGACTAGTAGGTGTCCAAGGTGGGACTCGAACCCGGGGCCTCTGACGCCTCGTAGCCCACTGACCACCAGAGACGCCTCGCCTGGTCAATGGTCCGTGGGTCTCCCCAGAGGGCAGACCCACAGGCCTGACATGGACAGCGGAGAAAAGGGGCCGTTGCTGAGAGGCGGAGCATCAAGGCAGACGGTCCGACAGACCCAGAGAAGAGGAGGGCGAGTCAAACAACCAACTAAGGGCTTCCTGCGGAAGTAACCCactgtgcctcggtttcctccgctgtaaaatgggagggggaTGGTGTCCGAGCACGGCCCTGGCCTGAGAAATCATCCGGTCCAAGTCCTGCGTTTTCGGGGCAGTGAGCAGAGGCCGGGAGGAGACAGGGCCGGCCCAGAGCCACGAGAAGGGGCTTTTTGAGGCCGGGGAAGCCGAGGCCGGGGCTCCCTCCGAGACCTTGCCACAGCCACAAAGAAGTGGAGAGACCCCGGCTCTGGGACCCGACTTTCCTGCCTGCTCTAGGGAAGGCCTAGACTTAGAACCGGGAAGCCTTCGGCTGGAAATCTGGCTGAGACGGGAGGCTCTCGCCTCTCCGAGCCTCCGcgccctcatctgtaaaatgggcacaacaACGGCCCTCCCGGGCCCCGGGGCTGCTGAGCATAGCCGTGGCAGGCCTGGGCACAAGAGCAGGGACTCTTCGGCCCATCGTCCTCGCTCGTCAGGAAGCTCGGCGGCTGGGATGATGGCACGACTCCGTCTCCCCACCGTGCAGACTGCCGAGGGAGGTCCCCGGCCTCGAGCCCGCCGGCCGCAGGGCCCAGCCGCCCCAGCTCACCTGTTTGCTGGCTCGGATGTAGACCTTCTCCTTCTCGATCTTCACCTGGGTCAGTGAGAGCAGAGAGAAAGATGGGTCCCCCACAGCCCGGGCCCCGGACCCAGCCCAAGGGGGGCCCAAGGCAGCCGGCCCCTCCCTGGGCAGAGAGCCCGGCCGGAGGCTTCCCTCAGGCCTGGCTCCCGAAGGGGAGCTCAGCGAGTGCCAGGAGGCCTCGGCCCAGGTTCCAGCTTCACTCTGGTTCCGCCGTAGCTGGAGGAGCCTCCTAAGCCCACTTTGGGGGTTTGGGCCTCTCCTCTGTCATCTTCTCCATGGACTTCCCCCCCCCAACTCTGGGCCTCCCATCTCCCCCTGGGCCTCTCTGACCTCTCATGATCCATCCTGCCCCCACGCCCCACAGGGGCCTTCTCACTATAGGCCTCCCATCTTTCCCATGAGCCTCCCTTCTCCCCCATGAGCCTCCCTTCTCACTCATGagcctcccttccccccaatgAGCCTCCCATCTTTCCCATGAGCCACCCTTGTCCCCCATGAGCTTCCCTTCTCCCCGCAATGGGCCTCCTTCCTCTTCCAAGGGCGTCTGATCTCACCTGGAACTTGGGGAGGCTGTCTAGGCCCGGGAAGTCCTCGATGTCTCCGGTGGCAATGTTGAAACAGGCACCATGCCAGGGGCACCGAACCCTCCCTCTGGAGAGGACCCCTGGGACAAGAGAGTCAGTCCTAAAGGCCTGGCCCGGAGCCTCTGGACAAGGCAGGCTCTGTGGGGACGGAGGGTCCCCTCAGAAGACCCCGCAGCAGCCGGGCCTCCTTCCCAGGGACTTGGGCACAGACGGCAGCCTTTCCACAGCCGCCCGAGTCCCAGGGAGAAGGGAAGTGATATGGCTCTCTCTGTGGCTCCAGGGGCCAGTCAGATGTGGGGGCCACAGATCCCCAGAGCCTTCCTCGAGCCAGTCTCCCCAACACTCCCCCACATTCCTCTCCAGGCTTCCAGGGCCTGTCTCCCTCCTTATGGCCCTTGGAGATACCCTGACTGACCCATGGCTTCTCCCACTGTTCCACCCACCCTTCCCAGCCCCACAACCCCCCAGATCCCCTGCAACTCATGGGAGAAAACGGGTTCAGCCCTGCCTCTGGGGAAGCAGAAGCTTCCCGTGCTCTTGGGGCCGCTCCTCCCACTCTGCCTCCCCACACCCAGCTCTCTCCTTCCCAAGCCGCCATCCCCAGAAGCAGCCGCTCCCCAAAGAAGGACCCGGGGTGCTGACCCACCTTTCACCAGGGGGGCGCCGTAGTGGGGACACTTGTGACCCAAGGCGTGGAACTCGCCATTCTCCTTCACCAGGAGGGCCTTGCCCCAGCCCAGCTCTACCTCACGCATcctgaggaaggaaaggagtcTCAGCCCCTCCCGTTGGGGCTCTCGGCAGCCGCTGGCTCGCCTGATTGTCGCGCCCACTCGGAGCCTCCGACTCTCAGAGAAGTCACAACAGAGGCCCCAGGAGGAGTGGGAGCCCCAGTCTCCGAGGGATCCAGGCCCGAGGCGCAGCAGAGAGGTGCCGGCAGGGGGACGGCCTGGAGGCCCAGAGGGGCATCAGGGGTACCCGGCAGGCtgagcctggagaagggaaggctCAGGGCACAGCAGGCCACCCTCCAGGATCGAAAGGATCATCGGAGGAAGAAAGGCTGGGCTTGATGTGGTTGGCCCagagagccagagctggaagtgatgaagggggaagggggaagagcaGCTCTCCCAGGGGGGCCAGGCCTGCCTTGGGGGAGGGCAGAAGGGTCTCCGCTGCAGAGGCCAGATGGGGCTTCCCAGACAGACAGACTGAAGTAGAGCAAAGGCCCCGAGGCCCCACCTCCACAAGGAGCCCCGTCCTTCCCTGGAGCCCAGGAGAGCCCACCAAGAACCTACTGGCCATTCTCCAAGTCTTTGACGTGGCACACGGCGGCCTCCACTCGGTCGTGAGGGCTGGGGTAGGGGTGCAGGGTGGACGGCCGCTCTTCTGGGTGGTAGTGCCGGGCCCGGCCGTTGGCTTTGTAGGCCAGAGGGCTGGCCTGGCCGTTGGGAGATGCGTCCTCCTTGGCTCGGTCCTTCTCAGGGAGCACCACTTCGATCTTGAGCTCCACTGGGGAAGCCACAAAAGGCTCGTGAGGCCGGGTCCCCCGACCACCCC
This sequence is a window from Gracilinanus agilis isolate LMUSP501 unplaced genomic scaffold, AgileGrace unplaced_scaffold34799, whole genome shotgun sequence. Protein-coding genes within it:
- the LOC123254882 gene encoding apoptosis-inducing factor 3-like translates to MASFRGEPQGCPRLAPGPWRGGRGTRPHEPFVASPVELKIEVVLPEKDRAKEDASPNGQASPLAYKANGRARHYHPEERPSTLHPYPSPHDRVEAAVCHVKDLENGQMREVELGWGKALLVKENGEFHALGHKCPHYGAPLVKGVLSRGRVRCPWHGACFNIATGDIEDFPGLDSLPKFQVKIEKEKVYIRASKQALQTQRRTKVMAKCISVSNYHMGSTNILIVGAGAAGLVCAETLRQEGFSDRIVMCTMDRHLPYDRPKLSKSLDSQPEQIALRPKEFFLTYDIEVLTETQVVTVDVKNKKAIFKDGFKMEYNKLLLAPGNT